The following proteins are co-located in the Apium graveolens cultivar Ventura chromosome 5, ASM990537v1, whole genome shotgun sequence genome:
- the LOC141659683 gene encoding uncharacterized protein LOC141659683: protein MEIIRDMFTERDQNCILNMQVEEGLDRDVVYWSKENTCVYSVKSAYNLLQVMKGYVVPGDDESIWRKLWKIKAPPKALNMVWRALSNNLPTIVQLRGKQVQVNQICPICQEYDETILHSIISCKFASSCRTIVFAGYRMGEHNSFANWFNTVLSSGSQTTKEEIGSVCWLIWRARNKFVWNRKATSVNRVVQLKAAQVMSTSALLQPGYVGDGAVIWVKPQRDTIKVTVDAAVFEDREEVAIGLVARDYTGDLVHAHTRVFKVRSRVQMRSPSGQVIESCRRILRRRNNIVLHFINRSTNNVAHQLARVAYLYPDRNFDRESIPIEVMNCIVGDCYN, encoded by the exons ATGGAAATTATAAGGGATATGTTCACTGAAAGGGATCAAAATTGCATCTTGAATATGCAGGTAGAAGAGGGTCTGGACAGGGATGTGGTGTACTGGAGCAAGGAGAATACATGTGTGTACTCTGTTAAGAGTGCGTATAATCTGCTTCAGGTGATGAAAGGATATGTAGTTCCAGGTGATGATGAATCAATTTGGCGCAAGCTGTGGAAAATTAAGGCTCCGCCTAAGGCTCTTAACATGGTGTGGAGAGCCTTAAGCAATAACTTACCCACGATAGTACAACTGAGAGGCAAACAAGTCCAAGTTAATCAAATTTGTCCAATCTGTCAAGAGTATGATGAGACCATATTGCATAGTATTATTTCCTGTAAGTTTGCTTCGAGTTGCCGGACTATTGTGTTTGCAGGTTATCGCATGGGGGAACATAATAGCTTTGCGAATTGGTTTAATACAGTGTTGAGTAGTGGTAGCCAGACTACAAAAGAGGAAATAGGATCAGTGTGTTGGTTGATATGGAGAGCAAGAAATAAGTTTGTATGGAATAGAAAAGCAACCTCGGTTAATAGAGTGGTGCAATTGAAGGCAGCCCAAGTTATGTCTACGAGTGCCCTTCTTCAACCTGGTTATGTTGGAGATGGAGCTGTTATTTGGGTGAAACCACAGAGGGATACTATTAAGGTGACAGTTGATGCAGCTGTTTTTGAAGATCGAGAGGAAGTTGCTATTGGCTTGGTGGCTCGAGACTATACTGGAGATCTGGTGCATGCTCACACTCGAGTGTTTAAAG TTAGAAGTAGAGTTCAGATGCGGTCACCTTCTGGCCAGGTTATTGAGAGTTGTCGGAGGATTCTTCGTCGTAGAAACAATATTGTTTTGCATTTTATTAACCGGTCTACAAATAATGTTGCCCATCAGTTAGCTAGGGTGGCTTATTTATACCCAGATCGTAATTTTGATAGGGAATCTATTCCTATCGAAGTGATGAACTGTATTGTGGGAGATTGTTATAATTAA